CTCATTCTATGGGCCTCCATATACTGGGGTACAGTATCCGGATGGCCTCGCTGAACACCCCCCTCCCCTCGCCCTGGCACCACACCCACCAGTTCGACGAGGGCAACCCGCTCGCAGAGCGCAACACGCTGCTGGCTGTGGTGCTCACCGCGGTGATGATGGTCGTGGAGATCGCCGGGGGCTGGTACTTCAACTCGATGGCGCTGCTGGCCGACGGCTGGCACATGAGCTCGCACACGCTGGCCCTCGGCCTGTCGCTGGTGGCCTACATGGCCGCGCGCCGCCTCGCCGGCCATGCGCGTTTCGCCTTCGGCACGTGGAAGATCGAGATCCTCGGGGGCTACACGAGCGCCGTGCTGCTCGTGGGGGTGGCGCTGCTGATGGCCTTCCAGTCGGTGGAGCGCCTGCTGTCGCCCACGCCGATCCACTACGACGAGGCCATCGCCATCGCCGTGGTGGGCCTGCTCGTGAACCTCGCCTGCGCCTGGCTGCTGCGCGGCGCGCACCATCACCACCACGGACATGGCCATGACCACGGGCACGACCACGGCCCTCACCGCGAGGACCTGAACCTCCGGGCCGCCTACCTCCACGTCGTCGCGGACGCGGCCACCTCGGTGCTGGCCATCGCCGCGCTGTTCGGCGGCAAGCTGTGGGGGGCCGACTGGCTGGACCCGGTGACGGGCCTCGCGGGCGCCGCGCTCGTGGGCACCTGGGCCGTCGGCCTG
This genomic stretch from Piscinibacter gummiphilus harbors:
- the dmeF gene encoding CDF family Co(II)/Ni(II) efflux transporter DmeF; the encoded protein is MASLNTPLPSPWHHTHQFDEGNPLAERNTLLAVVLTAVMMVVEIAGGWYFNSMALLADGWHMSSHTLALGLSLVAYMAARRLAGHARFAFGTWKIEILGGYTSAVLLVGVALLMAFQSVERLLSPTPIHYDEAIAIAVVGLLVNLACAWLLRGAHHHHHGHGHDHGHDHGPHREDLNLRAAYLHVVADAATSVLAIAALFGGKLWGADWLDPVTGLAGAALVGTWAVGLLRDSGRVLLDAEMDAPVVQEIRDVIDTSPIRATITDLHVWRVGTAKYACIVALSTDDPAATPDAFRRQIGVHEELVHISVEVNRPAAASA